The following proteins are co-located in the Dietzia timorensis genome:
- a CDS encoding NUDIX hydrolase, producing the protein MAHQGHVHPEQIDPASVPVTDAATILLLRDSEHGVEVFSIRRAASMVFAGGVIAFPGGGVDPSDYDRLPTAGPDGSEWSSKLGIEPARAQAIVSAAVRECFEETGMLLTSPAHSISYDGGPERSPWAPWRSRVDSHEISMGEMLRANALLADTGRLVELSRWITPVGPPRRYDTFFFGIELSAGDPHEPDGHCGEFDDSGWSRPKDMLDAFARSEVHLLPPTLAHFEELAAAKSVRGYLSRVATMALVNNDLPGQIPRTPGHS; encoded by the coding sequence ATGGCACATCAGGGTCACGTCCATCCCGAGCAGATCGATCCTGCGTCCGTTCCCGTCACGGACGCCGCGACGATTCTCCTGCTTCGCGACTCGGAGCACGGGGTCGAGGTGTTCTCCATCCGGCGGGCGGCGTCAATGGTCTTCGCCGGCGGGGTCATCGCCTTTCCAGGCGGCGGGGTCGATCCTTCCGACTACGACCGGCTCCCCACGGCGGGCCCCGATGGCAGCGAATGGTCGAGCAAACTCGGGATCGAACCTGCCCGCGCGCAGGCTATCGTTTCCGCCGCGGTGCGCGAGTGTTTCGAAGAGACGGGAATGCTCCTCACGTCCCCCGCTCATTCCATCTCGTATGACGGCGGACCTGAGCGTTCCCCATGGGCCCCGTGGCGTTCCCGCGTCGATTCACACGAGATTTCGATGGGCGAGATGCTGCGCGCGAACGCGCTCCTCGCCGACACCGGCCGGCTCGTCGAGCTGTCCCGCTGGATCACGCCCGTCGGTCCGCCGCGCCGCTACGACACGTTTTTCTTCGGCATCGAGTTGTCGGCAGGCGATCCGCACGAGCCCGATGGCCACTGCGGCGAGTTCGACGATTCCGGCTGGTCACGCCCCAAGGACATGCTTGATGCGTTCGCGCGGTCGGAGGTCCACCTCCTCCCGCCGACGCTTGCGCATTTCGAGGAACTGGCTGCGGCCAAATCCGTTCGGGGTTATCTCTCCCGGGTCGCGACCATGGCGCTGGTAAATAACGACTTGCCAGGCCAAATACCTCGGACGCCGGGCCATTCGTAG
- a CDS encoding DUF3817 domain-containing protein, producing MGPITLFRRFALAEVVTWTLLIAGMILKYGFDQPWATSIGGGIHGFVFLCYVVVIVFLAIDQKWKPVHTLAGLVSAVIPYATIPFERWALKQPIVTDPWRLREGGDTPKSPLEKLAAAVIARPLTAAGIALVVVIIVFILLLFVGPPVG from the coding sequence ATGGGTCCGATTACATTGTTCCGGCGCTTTGCGCTCGCCGAGGTCGTCACGTGGACGCTGCTCATCGCAGGCATGATCCTCAAGTACGGTTTCGACCAACCATGGGCAACGTCGATCGGAGGCGGCATCCACGGCTTCGTGTTCCTCTGCTACGTGGTGGTCATCGTGTTCCTCGCGATCGATCAGAAGTGGAAGCCCGTCCACACCCTCGCCGGTCTCGTTTCGGCAGTCATCCCGTACGCGACGATCCCCTTCGAGCGGTGGGCTCTCAAGCAGCCGATCGTCACGGATCCGTGGCGCCTCCGCGAAGGCGGCGATACCCCGAAGTCCCCTCTGGAGAAGCTCGCTGCGGCGGTCATCGCCCGCCCGCTGACCGCCGCAGGCATCGCCCTCGTGGTCGTCATCATCGTGTTCATCCTGCTTCTCTTCGTCGGCCCGCCTGTCGGATAG